Proteins from one Candidatus Dormiibacterota bacterium genomic window:
- a CDS encoding DUF4342 domain-containing protein, with the protein MRRLVHLLKEGNVRRISIKQGDHTIVELPLRVGVAGAVLAPWLAAVGAIAALVTDCSIVVERVQPAN; encoded by the coding sequence ATCAGACGACTTGTCCACCTGCTGAAGGAAGGAAATGTCCGCCGGATCAGCATCAAGCAGGGTGACCACACGATCGTCGAACTACCCCTGAGGGTCGGGGTGGCCGGCGCCGTTCTCGCTCCTTGGCTGGCGGCGGTTGGCGCCATCGCGGCGCTGGTGACCGACTGCAGCATCGTGGTCGAGCGAGTGCAGCCCGCCAATTAA
- a CDS encoding TetR/AcrR family transcriptional regulator codes for MATPAKRAAKRRPALTRDRVLRAAIRVADRDGIESLSMRNLGGKLGVQAMSLYNHVRNKEDMLDGMVDVVFSEIDLPASETDWRTAMRKRAISVRQVLLRHPWANGLMESRTTPGPANLRHHNAVLGSLRGAGFSVDMAAHAYSILDSYIYGFTLTESTLPFRKPGDVAEVAENIIEGFRPGEYPLLAEMAVDRAMKPGYIYGDEFEYGLDLILAGIKRAQDSA; via the coding sequence ATGGCCACACCAGCGAAACGAGCCGCAAAGCGGCGCCCGGCCTTGACCCGGGACCGGGTGCTGCGGGCCGCCATCAGGGTCGCCGATCGAGACGGCATCGAATCGCTCAGCATGCGCAACCTCGGCGGCAAACTCGGGGTTCAGGCGATGTCCCTTTACAACCATGTCCGCAACAAGGAGGACATGCTGGACGGGATGGTCGATGTCGTTTTCAGCGAAATCGATCTGCCTGCCAGCGAAACTGACTGGCGGACTGCCATGCGAAAGCGGGCGATCTCAGTCCGCCAGGTTCTCCTGCGCCACCCCTGGGCAAACGGCCTGATGGAATCGCGGACCACACCCGGTCCCGCGAACTTACGACATCACAACGCGGTGCTTGGAAGTCTCCGGGGAGCGGGCTTCTCGGTCGACATGGCCGCTCACGCATACTCGATCCTGGACAGCTACATCTATGGCTTCACGCTGACAGAGTCGACGTTGCCGTTCCGAAAGCCAGGCGACGTGGCCGAGGTCGCAGAAAACATCATCGAGGGGTTCCGGCCCGGCGAGTATCCCCTCCTGGCCGAGATGGCCGTCGACCGCGCCATGAAGCCGGGCTACATCTACGGCGACGAATTCGAGTACGGGCTCGATCTCATCCTGGCTGGCATCAAACGGGCCCAGGACTCGGCCTGA
- a CDS encoding GNAT family N-acetyltransferase, protein MSQVTDAAGAPALETDVVLRDGSTVRVRPTRAGDEPAILAFLGGLSDESRYFRFFSGAPNLSEAAHRAANSELGERCNLVALVGAEPSIVAQAGYFRGEGDRAEVAFAVADTFQGRGISTILLGQLAEIAHAVGITTFDASVLSENHRMIGVFRESGFKVSTHASAGVIDVEFPTSLRPEAVERFARREQMAAMAALEHVLVPGSVAVIGASRTRGTIGAELFHNLLSNGFNGPAYPVNPSAAVVQSVVAYPTVLDIPGPVDLAVIAVPAIHAVGTARQCAKKGVKSLVVISSGFAESGDEGANRQAELLAVCREAGMRLVGPNCMGVINTAPDVSMNATFGPATPPRGRVGFMSQSGALGLAVIDYAKTLGLGLSWFISAGNKADLSGNDVLQYAETDPHTDLVLLYLESFGNPRKFARIARRVARTKPIIAVKSGRSAAGARATSSHTGAMLSASDATVDALFRQAGVIRTDTLAELFDVAALMSSQPAPAGKRVAVITNGGGPGILCADACEAEGLVVPPLPDDVTAGLRQFLPPQASVRNPIDMIAAASADDYRRVIRTVAASDSIDAIVVIFIPPLVTQPGDVARAIRDAAETLPRPIPLISVFMSAQGVPDELKGKKVSIPSFQFPEDAARALARSAVYGEWRHRPEGTVRDFPNARPDEAAGIISSVLATEARWLTGEETQQLLTCYGIALAPTRFAATPLQAREAAGELGGRVALKAMAPTLLHKSDAGGVRLGLTVDDIEDAAREMTMRVARGGHVLSGFQVQAMISEGVEMLVGVVHDRLFGPVLACGAGGTTAELLKDIAVRITPLSDLDAREMLRSLKTFPLLDGYRGAPKADVAALEEVMLRVNAMVEGHAEIAELDCNPVMVGQHGAIVVDARLRLEMPLPRRPIGAR, encoded by the coding sequence GTGAGCCAGGTCACGGACGCGGCCGGCGCGCCGGCGTTGGAGACGGACGTCGTCTTGCGCGACGGGTCGACCGTTCGCGTGCGGCCGACGCGGGCTGGCGACGAGCCGGCGATCCTCGCGTTTCTCGGCGGGCTATCGGACGAGTCACGGTATTTTCGCTTTTTCTCCGGCGCGCCGAATCTGAGCGAAGCGGCTCACCGGGCAGCGAACTCCGAGCTCGGCGAGCGATGCAACCTGGTCGCCCTCGTCGGCGCCGAACCCAGCATCGTCGCCCAGGCCGGCTATTTCCGCGGCGAGGGGGACCGGGCGGAGGTCGCGTTCGCCGTGGCTGACACATTCCAGGGCCGTGGGATTTCGACCATCCTCCTTGGCCAGCTGGCCGAGATCGCTCACGCCGTCGGCATCACCACGTTCGATGCCTCCGTCCTTTCGGAGAACCATCGCATGATCGGGGTATTCCGCGAGAGCGGCTTCAAAGTTTCGACCCACGCCTCGGCAGGCGTTATCGACGTTGAGTTCCCTACCTCTCTTCGGCCGGAGGCGGTGGAGCGGTTCGCGCGGCGAGAGCAGATGGCGGCGATGGCGGCACTGGAGCATGTGCTCGTGCCAGGGTCGGTTGCCGTCATCGGCGCGTCGCGGACGCGAGGGACGATCGGCGCGGAGCTCTTCCACAACCTGCTCTCGAACGGCTTCAATGGCCCGGCCTATCCCGTCAATCCCTCCGCTGCCGTCGTCCAGTCGGTGGTGGCGTATCCGACCGTCCTCGATATCCCGGGCCCAGTCGACCTGGCCGTGATTGCCGTACCCGCTATCCACGCGGTCGGGACCGCGCGCCAATGCGCGAAGAAAGGTGTCAAGAGCCTCGTCGTGATCTCCTCCGGGTTCGCCGAGTCAGGCGACGAGGGTGCCAACCGACAGGCCGAGTTGCTCGCGGTGTGCCGTGAGGCCGGAATGCGACTTGTCGGGCCCAATTGCATGGGCGTGATCAACACGGCGCCCGACGTTTCGATGAATGCCACGTTCGGCCCGGCGACACCTCCGCGCGGTCGCGTCGGCTTCATGTCACAGAGCGGCGCCCTGGGGCTGGCGGTGATCGACTATGCAAAGACCCTTGGCCTCGGCTTGTCGTGGTTCATCTCCGCCGGGAACAAGGCCGACCTTTCCGGCAACGACGTACTTCAGTACGCCGAGACGGATCCTCACACCGACCTGGTGCTGCTCTACCTCGAATCGTTCGGGAATCCGCGCAAGTTCGCGCGAATTGCCCGGCGCGTGGCGCGGACCAAGCCCATCATCGCTGTCAAAAGTGGACGCTCCGCCGCCGGTGCCCGAGCGACCTCATCGCACACTGGCGCGATGCTCTCGGCCTCCGACGCCACCGTCGATGCGCTGTTCCGCCAGGCGGGCGTCATCCGGACCGATACGTTGGCCGAACTCTTCGACGTCGCCGCCCTGATGTCCAGCCAACCGGCTCCCGCGGGAAAGCGGGTCGCCGTCATCACAAACGGGGGCGGACCCGGCATCCTCTGCGCGGACGCCTGCGAGGCGGAGGGCCTGGTCGTACCTCCCCTTCCAGACGACGTCACCGCCGGACTGCGGCAATTCCTTCCTCCCCAGGCCTCGGTCCGCAATCCGATCGACATGATCGCCGCCGCCTCGGCCGACGACTACCGGCGGGTGATCCGCACGGTAGCGGCGTCCGACAGTATCGACGCGATCGTGGTCATCTTCATTCCGCCGCTCGTTACGCAGCCGGGCGACGTTGCACGCGCAATTCGGGACGCGGCGGAGACGTTGCCACGACCCATTCCGCTCATCAGCGTCTTCATGTCGGCGCAGGGCGTGCCCGACGAACTCAAGGGCAAGAAAGTCAGCATCCCCTCCTTTCAGTTCCCCGAAGACGCCGCGCGCGCCCTGGCCCGGTCGGCCGTTTATGGTGAGTGGCGTCATCGACCGGAGGGAACGGTTCGCGACTTTCCCAACGCCCGGCCAGACGAGGCTGCCGGGATTATCTCGTCGGTGCTGGCCACCGAGGCCCGATGGCTGACGGGAGAGGAGACGCAGCAGTTGCTCACCTGCTATGGGATAGCACTCGCCCCAACGCGCTTCGCTGCGACGCCGCTGCAGGCTCGAGAAGCCGCTGGCGAGTTGGGCGGACGGGTGGCCCTCAAGGCGATGGCACCAACGCTGCTGCACAAGTCCGACGCCGGGGGCGTCCGCCTTGGATTGACGGTCGACGACATCGAGGATGCCGCCCGCGAGATGACGATGCGAGTTGCCCGGGGCGGCCACGTGCTTTCAGGGTTCCAGGTGCAGGCGATGATCAGCGAGGGCGTCGAGATGCTGGTCGGCGTCGTCCATGACCGCCTCTTTGGGCCGGTCCTGGCCTGCGGAGCGGGCGGCACCACGGCGGAACTGCTCAAGGACATTGCGGTCCGGATCACGCCGCTGTCTGACCTGGACGCGCGGGAGATGCTGCGTTCGCTCAAGACCTTCCCGCTGCTGGACGGCTATCGCGGCGCTCCTAAGGCGGACGTCGCCGCGTTGGAGGAGGTGATGCTCCGAGTCAATGCCATGGTGGAAGGACACGCAGAAATCGCCGAGCTCGACTGCAATCCGGTCATGGTCGGCCAGCACGGCGCCATCGTCGTGGACGCGCGGCTTCGGCTAGAGATGCCGTTGCCAAGGCGGCCGATCGGGGCACGCTAG
- a CDS encoding GAF domain-containing protein, protein MRSSNDRKDQLLESVLILASDLSLDVVLQRIIELAVKLTDARYGALGVVGSDGRLLDFITTGVTPEQRQAIGSLPVGEGILGVLIRDAKPLRLQRISNDPRHVGFPPNHPPMGSFLGAPVMARGKVFGNIYLTEKQGGPEFDADDEAAVLVLATHAGVAIENARLYKETRRRGQWLEAVREISAAILAGMGGDRVLQIIVRRARELVDAATATIVTPATGGGSDALTIRVADGAHAGALIGLPVPTQGSVSGDVIRSGRPEVLADASRDGRAYQPMIALGNMGPMVLVPLVLRGRPFGTLTVANPVGAAAFDEEAIGLVETFADQASVALEYGRAQDELNRLSVLDERERIGRELHDGVIQSLFSVGMGLQATAVRSRDPEVESRIESAVTEIDRAIRDLRNYIFGLRPGILADRQLEQALEDLARDFEEKSGVTTVTDIDGTVAAELAPRAADLVQLTREALSNVGRHAQATTCRVSLRRDGDQAVLEIDDDGQGFDVAAPHTGLGLRNLNDRALAIGGRITVESRAAEGTTVQFAVPI, encoded by the coding sequence ATGAGATCCAGCAACGATCGAAAGGACCAGCTGCTCGAGTCCGTACTCATCCTCGCGTCGGACCTGTCGCTTGATGTTGTGCTGCAACGGATCATCGAGCTGGCGGTCAAACTGACCGACGCGCGATACGGGGCCCTGGGAGTCGTCGGTTCGGACGGCCGGCTCCTGGACTTCATCACGACGGGCGTCACCCCTGAGCAACGCCAGGCAATCGGGTCGCTGCCGGTCGGCGAGGGGATCCTGGGCGTTCTGATCAGGGATGCCAAACCCTTGCGCCTGCAGCGCATCTCGAACGATCCGCGCCATGTCGGCTTCCCCCCCAACCACCCGCCGATGGGGTCGTTTCTGGGCGCGCCCGTGATGGCGCGTGGGAAGGTCTTCGGCAACATTTACCTGACCGAGAAGCAGGGTGGGCCGGAGTTCGATGCCGACGACGAAGCCGCGGTCCTCGTCCTCGCGACCCACGCCGGGGTCGCTATCGAGAACGCGCGGCTCTATAAGGAGACCAGGCGGCGAGGCCAGTGGCTCGAAGCCGTTCGGGAAATCAGCGCGGCGATCCTCGCCGGGATGGGAGGCGATCGCGTGCTGCAGATCATCGTCCGCCGCGCTCGGGAGCTGGTGGACGCCGCGACGGCAACAATCGTGACGCCGGCGACAGGCGGCGGAAGCGACGCCCTGACGATCAGAGTGGCCGACGGAGCCCATGCCGGAGCGTTGATCGGGTTGCCGGTACCCACGCAGGGATCGGTCTCCGGAGACGTCATCCGGAGCGGCCGGCCGGAGGTGCTCGCGGATGCTTCCAGGGACGGTCGGGCCTACCAGCCGATGATCGCCCTCGGGAACATGGGCCCGATGGTGCTCGTCCCGCTCGTCCTTCGAGGCCGGCCATTCGGCACATTGACCGTGGCCAACCCCGTCGGCGCGGCCGCCTTTGACGAGGAGGCCATCGGGCTCGTCGAGACGTTCGCCGACCAGGCTTCGGTGGCGCTCGAGTATGGTCGGGCCCAGGACGAGTTGAACCGCCTCAGCGTGCTCGACGAGCGCGAACGGATCGGGCGCGAGCTCCACGACGGCGTCATCCAGTCACTGTTCTCGGTAGGGATGGGCCTGCAGGCAACAGCGGTCCGCAGCCGCGATCCCGAGGTGGAATCGCGAATCGAGTCGGCGGTTACCGAGATCGACCGGGCGATTCGTGACCTGCGCAATTACATCTTCGGGCTTCGCCCGGGAATCCTCGCTGATCGTCAGCTGGAGCAGGCTCTCGAGGACCTGGCCCGAGACTTTGAAGAGAAGAGCGGCGTCACCACGGTGACCGACATCGACGGAACGGTGGCGGCGGAGCTCGCGCCGCGTGCGGCCGACCTCGTGCAGCTCACGCGCGAGGCGCTGTCCAACGTTGGCAGGCACGCGCAGGCGACGACCTGCCGGGTCAGTCTGCGTCGAGACGGCGACCAGGCCGTCCTCGAAATCGACGACGACGGACAGGGGTTCGACGTGGCGGCGCCGCACACCGGCCTGGGGCTGCGCAACCTCAACGACCGTGCGCTAGCGATCGGCGGGCGGATAACGGTCGAAAGCAGGGCAGCAGAGGGCACGACGGTTCAGTTCGCGGTTCCCATCTAG
- a CDS encoding EAL domain-containing protein, with protein sequence MRASDAARRWASPPVLPPRLWAHRHQILRLVLWANIPPVGVLVLLHGQDLRSFRLVGLVAALAVLATLIRGTRLLRATVVSVGLMACAGLAAYASTGPQRFAYFVVMTASIALYRSWPVLAVACVLGIGEELVLGSPGLAAVGALFMLIVGSGGLIAWSMDVRRYPLEEGPDETQAANRLRRAIHQGELVLHYQPKFDLRTRRIVGVEALVRWSPPGQKLMFPDAFIGVAERAGIMKPLTFAVLDLALRQFREWDDRGLTLPMAINLTASILDDDDFPLQLGAALEAGFVSSAGIALELTESVVMAKPDRTQHILKRLSAMGFQLAIDDFGTGYSSLAYLGRLPVDEIKIDRSFVMKMSTSEGDRTIVQASIDLAHKFGKRVVAEGVEDTTTLRLLEQMGCDQAQGYLISRPLSAAHLAGWLENWVPPALLAA encoded by the coding sequence GTGAGGGCGTCGGATGCGGCGCGCCGCTGGGCGAGCCCGCCCGTGCTTCCGCCGCGACTGTGGGCGCATCGCCACCAAATACTGCGACTGGTCCTCTGGGCGAATATCCCGCCGGTCGGCGTCCTCGTCTTGCTTCACGGTCAGGACCTAAGAAGCTTCCGCCTGGTGGGGCTGGTCGCCGCTCTGGCGGTGCTCGCGACATTGATCCGCGGCACCCGATTGCTTCGCGCCACCGTCGTGTCGGTCGGCTTGATGGCTTGCGCGGGCCTCGCGGCCTATGCGTCAACCGGACCACAGCGATTCGCCTATTTCGTTGTCATGACGGCCTCCATCGCGCTCTACCGAAGCTGGCCGGTGCTGGCGGTCGCATGCGTGCTTGGAATCGGGGAGGAGCTCGTACTCGGGAGCCCTGGGCTCGCCGCGGTTGGCGCCCTATTCATGCTGATTGTTGGATCTGGCGGGTTGATCGCCTGGTCCATGGACGTCCGCCGGTACCCGCTTGAAGAGGGTCCTGATGAAACCCAGGCAGCAAATCGACTTCGCCGAGCCATCCATCAGGGGGAGCTCGTCCTGCATTACCAGCCGAAGTTTGATTTACGGACACGGCGCATCGTTGGGGTCGAGGCACTCGTTCGTTGGTCGCCCCCAGGCCAGAAGCTGATGTTCCCAGATGCTTTCATCGGCGTGGCCGAGCGCGCGGGCATCATGAAGCCGCTAACGTTCGCGGTCCTCGACCTCGCGCTGCGACAGTTTCGGGAGTGGGATGACCGTGGTCTGACCCTGCCCATGGCGATCAATCTCACTGCGTCGATCCTCGATGACGACGACTTTCCGCTCCAATTGGGGGCGGCACTCGAGGCCGGGTTCGTATCGTCTGCTGGGATAGCGCTTGAGCTCACCGAGTCGGTCGTGATGGCGAAGCCCGACCGGACGCAGCACATCCTCAAGCGGCTGAGCGCGATGGGATTTCAGCTCGCCATCGACGACTTCGGGACCGGCTATTCCTCCCTCGCCTATCTAGGCCGATTGCCAGTCGACGAAATCAAGATCGACCGTTCCTTCGTCATGAAAATGAGCACCAGCGAAGGGGATCGCACCATCGTGCAGGCCAGCATCGATCTTGCCCACAAGTTCGGGAAACGGGTCGTCGCCGAAGGCGTCGAAGACACGACCACCCTCCGCCTCCTCGAGCAGATGGGCTGCGACCAGGCGCAGGGATATCTCATCAGCCGGCCGCTCTCCGCCGCGCATCTCGCAGGGTGGCTCGAGAACTGGGTGCCGCCGGCACTCCTGGCAGCCTAG
- a CDS encoding DUF4386 domain-containing protein — protein sequence MISTDSPRRLARIAGVLYLLVGIFGGFAQGFVYPKVYAAGDAATTAANLIANSGLVRMGVVADLLDNSVWVFLALILYLLIKQVNKRVASAMVLLAAIGAGITMLNAVFEFEALRVATGAVNLGAFGTTGSNSLALLLVDTQHYVLLIAQIFFGLWLVPLGYLALRSGWFPKTLGIGLIVGAAGYLVDTLAALLLPDVGKAIHGYVTIPSAIAEIWMVGYLLVIGVKTKKSPERIPVAA from the coding sequence ATGATTTCGACGGATTCACCGAGGCGTTTAGCGAGAATCGCCGGCGTCCTCTACCTGCTCGTCGGCATCTTCGGCGGCTTTGCCCAGGGCTTCGTGTACCCGAAGGTGTACGCCGCCGGCGATGCGGCGACCACGGCAGCGAACCTGATCGCGAATTCCGGACTGGTACGGATGGGCGTCGTCGCCGACCTGCTGGACAACTCGGTCTGGGTTTTTCTCGCGTTGATCCTCTACCTGCTCATCAAGCAGGTGAACAAGAGGGTGGCGAGCGCAATGGTTCTCCTCGCCGCAATCGGAGCCGGCATCACGATGCTCAACGCCGTTTTCGAATTTGAGGCCTTGCGGGTGGCAACTGGTGCCGTGAACCTGGGGGCCTTTGGCACTACGGGTTCGAATTCCCTCGCGCTGCTCCTAGTCGACACCCAGCATTATGTGTTGCTCATCGCGCAGATCTTCTTCGGCCTCTGGCTGGTGCCGCTTGGATATCTGGCCTTGAGGTCAGGGTGGTTCCCAAAGACACTTGGAATTGGGCTCATCGTTGGGGCCGCCGGCTACCTGGTCGACACGCTCGCCGCGCTCCTCCTGCCCGATGTTGGCAAAGCGATTCACGGCTACGTCACGATCCCGTCGGCAATCGCGGAAATCTGGATGGTCGGATATCTGCTCGTGATTGGCGTGAAGACCAAAAAGTCGCCCGAGCGCATTCCCGTCGCGGCGTAA
- a CDS encoding TMEM175 family protein, with protein sequence MNLFPGSGRRFNEFAGTNVDRIAGISDGVFSVGMTLLVLGLSVPALSAARTEGELWHALLGLGPNVLVYALSFMTLGIFWVGQGTQLNQLARSNRNYSWLQLFFLFAVTLVPFSTALLARFPTFRVALVAYWLNIVLLGMTLLAGLQYGLRAGLFKETEMPDVTPLMRGRILIAQSLYAIATATCLIFPTWVSIWLIFLVQLNYVIAPRVPILHRF encoded by the coding sequence GTGAATCTGTTTCCGGGGAGCGGGCGCCGCTTTAACGAGTTCGCAGGCACGAACGTCGACCGCATCGCCGGAATTTCGGACGGCGTTTTCTCGGTTGGCATGACCCTGCTCGTGCTAGGTTTGTCAGTGCCGGCACTGAGCGCCGCCAGAACCGAGGGCGAGCTCTGGCACGCGCTGCTCGGGCTTGGGCCGAATGTCCTCGTGTACGCCTTGAGCTTCATGACGCTGGGCATCTTCTGGGTTGGCCAGGGCACGCAGCTCAATCAGCTGGCGCGGAGTAATCGCAACTACTCGTGGCTGCAGCTTTTCTTTCTTTTCGCCGTGACCCTCGTGCCCTTCTCGACGGCGTTGTTGGCGCGCTTCCCAACCTTTCGTGTGGCGCTCGTAGCGTACTGGCTGAACATCGTGCTCCTTGGCATGACGCTCCTCGCCGGACTCCAATATGGGCTCCGAGCGGGCCTGTTCAAGGAGACGGAAATGCCCGACGTGACCCCACTCATGCGCGGCCGCATCTTGATCGCCCAGTCGCTGTATGCGATCGCTACGGCCACCTGCCTCATCTTTCCGACCTGGGTGAGCATCTGGCTAATCTTCCTGGTCCAGCTGAACTACGTGATCGCGCCGCGGGTCCCGATTCTGCACCGCTTCTAA
- a CDS encoding DUF4386 domain-containing protein produces MNPNRRTAVLVGALFLVATATFIASNSLITPPLASHNILAAIADHRQLMIAATLIGVIEGVVTVGIALALYPILKLQHPALALGYTGMRIAELAVAAVGFGLGGLLLVTLSGTPANGGNSETLSTILVALRHWTLMLVYVYTATGGFMLSYMLLRTRLVPRGLSVLGLIGYPALLLAAVFDMLGVVDTVGGAGLVGLVPGGLFELLLPIWLIARGFNLTAIERLRVARVAG; encoded by the coding sequence ATGAACCCGAACAGAAGGACCGCCGTACTGGTGGGAGCCCTATTTCTCGTCGCGACCGCGACATTCATTGCCAGCAATTCGCTGATCACCCCGCCCCTCGCCTCCCATAACATCCTGGCCGCCATCGCCGACCACAGACAGCTCATGATCGCGGCGACGCTGATCGGGGTGATCGAGGGCGTGGTCACCGTCGGAATCGCGCTCGCACTCTATCCGATCCTGAAACTGCAGCATCCGGCGCTGGCTCTCGGCTACACGGGCATGAGGATCGCGGAACTCGCCGTGGCCGCGGTCGGGTTTGGCCTCGGCGGTCTCTTGCTGGTGACCCTTAGTGGAACGCCCGCAAACGGAGGGAATAGTGAGACGCTCAGCACCATTCTCGTAGCGCTGCGTCACTGGACGCTGATGCTCGTCTACGTCTACACCGCCACCGGCGGCTTCATGCTGAGCTACATGCTGCTCAGGACCAGGCTCGTTCCCCGTGGGCTGTCGGTGCTCGGTCTCATCGGTTACCCGGCCTTGCTGCTGGCCGCGGTTTTTGACATGCTCGGCGTTGTCGACACAGTGGGTGGCGCGGGACTGGTCGGGCTCGTTCCGGGAGGCCTGTTCGAACTCCTCCTGCCGATCTGGCTGATCGCTAGGGGATTCAACTTGACCGCAATTGAAAGACTTCGCGTCGCGCGCGTAGCCGGTTAA
- a CDS encoding response regulator transcription factor, which yields MQAHVGPHTLIPLRIMIVDDHEVVRDGIKALLAEEEGLTIAGEAGGVREAIERAEWARPDVVVMDIRLPDGSGIDATREIRARFPNTHVLMLTTFADDEALFASIMAGASGYVLKQVLGGDLVRAIRAVGAGQNLLDPTVTKGVLDRLRKGKHLLGDERLARLSAREERILGEVAAGKTNRQIGTDLKLAEKTVKNYVSSILAKLEVARRAEAAAYLVRHMQPLG from the coding sequence ATGCAGGCCCATGTCGGCCCCCACACGCTTATACCGCTGCGGATCATGATCGTCGACGACCACGAGGTTGTTCGCGACGGGATCAAGGCCCTGTTGGCGGAAGAAGAAGGCCTAACCATCGCGGGCGAGGCGGGAGGAGTGCGAGAGGCCATTGAGCGGGCTGAGTGGGCACGACCCGACGTCGTGGTGATGGATATCCGGCTTCCTGACGGGAGCGGGATCGACGCCACCCGGGAGATCCGCGCCCGCTTTCCCAACACTCACGTGCTAATGCTGACTACCTTTGCCGATGACGAGGCGCTGTTCGCTTCGATCATGGCTGGGGCTTCCGGATATGTCCTCAAGCAGGTACTTGGTGGTGACCTGGTGCGGGCCATTCGCGCCGTCGGCGCCGGCCAGAACCTCCTCGATCCCACGGTCACCAAAGGCGTTCTCGACCGCCTTCGGAAGGGCAAGCATCTCCTCGGGGATGAGCGGCTTGCTCGGCTCTCGGCTCGTGAGGAGCGGATCCTCGGCGAGGTCGCGGCCGGCAAGACCAACCGGCAGATCGGCACCGACTTGAAACTCGCCGAGAAGACCGTCAAGAACTACGTGTCGAGCATTCTCGCCAAGCTGGAGGTGGCGCGCCGCGCCGAGGCCGCTGCCTATCTCGTCCGGCATATGCAACCGCTCGGATGA
- a CDS encoding zinc-dependent alcohol dehydrogenase family protein has translation MNALVYHGPGKKSWDKVPDPAIQQPTDAIVSIDLTTICGTDLHILKGDVPETKRGTILGHEAVGTIVEVGSAVTTVQIGDHVLLSCISSCGRCAYCKQGRYGACTGGGGWIFGHTIDGTQADYVRVPFADTSVYKIPAGLTDEQVLFLSDILPTSFEVGVLNGKVSPGDTIAVVGAGPIGLAVILTARLFSPGKIIAIDLADTRLKKAREFGADVTINNTTGDTVAQVMAMTDSLGVDVAIEAVGTPATFELCADLVKPGGHVANVGVHGHPATLHLEKLWIRDVTITTGLVDSYTIPRLLNLIKGGRLDPTVFVTHRFAMSDAVAAYDVFAAAAATGALKVTLKRDAVVPQAVKKELVAAGAR, from the coding sequence ATGAACGCTCTCGTGTATCACGGACCCGGAAAAAAGAGTTGGGACAAGGTTCCCGACCCTGCGATTCAACAGCCGACGGATGCGATCGTCAGCATCGATTTAACGACCATCTGCGGCACGGACCTGCATATCTTGAAGGGAGACGTCCCCGAGACCAAGCGCGGCACGATCCTGGGGCATGAGGCCGTCGGGACTATCGTGGAGGTCGGATCGGCCGTTACCACGGTGCAGATCGGCGATCACGTGCTGCTGTCATGCATCAGCTCCTGCGGCCGCTGCGCGTACTGCAAGCAGGGGCGTTACGGCGCATGCACCGGCGGCGGGGGATGGATCTTCGGACACACGATCGACGGGACACAGGCCGACTACGTTCGCGTCCCGTTCGCGGATACGTCCGTCTACAAGATCCCCGCGGGCCTGACCGATGAGCAGGTCCTGTTCCTTTCCGATATTTTGCCGACCTCGTTCGAAGTCGGCGTGCTGAACGGCAAGGTATCACCCGGCGATACGATCGCCGTGGTCGGTGCGGGCCCAATCGGCCTTGCGGTCATCCTGACCGCCCGACTCTTCTCACCCGGAAAGATCATTGCCATCGATCTTGCCGACACGCGGCTCAAGAAAGCCCGAGAATTCGGCGCGGATGTCACGATCAACAACACCACCGGCGATACGGTCGCGCAGGTGATGGCCATGACTGACAGTCTTGGCGTCGATGTCGCGATCGAGGCGGTCGGCACCCCGGCCACCTTCGAACTGTGCGCCGACCTGGTCAAGCCAGGAGGCCACGTGGCGAACGTCGGCGTGCACGGACATCCGGCAACGCTCCACCTGGAGAAGCTTTGGATTCGAGACGTCACCATCACAACCGGCCTGGTCGACAGCTACACCATTCCGCGGCTGCTGAACTTGATCAAGGGCGGACGCCTGGATCCGACCGTGTTCGTGACCCATCGCTTCGCGATGAGTGATGCGGTAGCAGCTTACGATGTCTTTGCGGCGGCGGCGGCAACCGGCGCGCTCAAAGTCACCTTGAAGCGGGACGCTGTCGTGCCGCAAGCGGTGAAGAAGGAACTGGTCGCGGCCGGGGCCCGCTAG